The Paenibacillus tianjinensis genome has a window encoding:
- a CDS encoding UbiX family flavin prenyltransferase, protein MCDKKIIVAVTGASGALYALHLIEQLKKRSCRVYVIMSQAAVITMKHEVADRRYIRQVLFAADGIFDNDNIGASPASGSFHYDALVVVPCSVNTIGMIHSNLAHNLIARTAAVARKERRQVILVPRETPVSAGTLKQLYELCLEGLDVCFAAPAFYSKPQSLDDIIDFMVFKIMNLLKIDNDLSPEWNSGCLHETEHSS, encoded by the coding sequence ATGTGTGATAAAAAGATCATTGTGGCGGTTACGGGCGCTTCCGGTGCATTGTATGCCTTGCATCTGATTGAACAATTGAAGAAGCGGAGCTGCAGGGTCTATGTCATTATGTCACAGGCGGCTGTGATCACTATGAAGCATGAAGTAGCGGACAGGCGCTATATCAGACAGGTGCTGTTCGCTGCTGACGGAATCTTTGACAATGACAATATCGGCGCTTCACCTGCGAGCGGTTCCTTTCACTATGATGCTCTGGTAGTGGTTCCTTGCTCTGTTAACACCATAGGGATGATTCATTCGAACCTTGCCCACAATCTGATCGCACGGACCGCTGCGGTTGCCCGGAAGGAGAGGCGGCAAGTCATTCTGGTCCCCCGGGAAACGCCAGTGTCGGCAGGGACACTGAAGCAATTATACGAACTGTGCCTTGAAGGGCTGGATGTCTGTTTTGCTGCGCCGGCGTTTTACTCCAAGCCGCAATCGCTGGACGATATCATTGATTTTATGGTGTTCAAAATCATGAATCTATTGAAGATAGACAATGATTTATCTCCGGAGTGGAACTCCGGCTGCCTGCATGAAACGGAACACTCAAGTTGA
- a CDS encoding enolase C-terminal domain-like protein: MSIRCQPMPLQLKQPFRISHSVFTKLDHLLLSIHARGVSAFGEVAPLPFFNENYAIAERQISYIIEHHSSAIIRIEDREQLVAFVCTLSEGPYLKCVVCGFEMLLLDYVGKLLKKPAWSLLQVECPRPRESAVTLPICERGAVGALTDIQLPLVKLKLGGKDDLALLDYIRNEGNPGQKYIIDMNRGWTLEELATHRDRLAHESILFVEEPVAVSSIDIARKIADLKLEVPVFLDESVTSEAELHRYLPFIDGVNIKIIKMGGLLKSLSLIDAVEGQLDLLLGCFLESSLSIAYAYQISAKFKYADLDGASFIGNDHFSGLRFHDGQIGLPDDYYGLGVQYV; this comes from the coding sequence ATGAGCATACGCTGCCAGCCGATGCCGCTGCAATTAAAGCAGCCGTTCAGAATTAGTCATTCCGTGTTCACCAAGCTGGATCATCTGTTATTAAGCATACACGCGAGGGGCGTATCAGCATTTGGAGAAGTGGCCCCCCTGCCTTTTTTTAATGAGAATTATGCTATCGCTGAGCGGCAAATAAGCTATATTATCGAGCACCACTCATCCGCCATTATCCGCATTGAGGATAGGGAGCAGCTCGTGGCCTTTGTTTGTACATTGAGCGAAGGCCCTTATCTAAAATGTGTCGTCTGCGGCTTCGAAATGCTGCTTCTGGATTATGTGGGCAAGCTTCTGAAAAAGCCTGCCTGGTCGCTCCTGCAGGTGGAATGTCCTAGGCCGAGGGAATCGGCGGTAACTCTGCCCATCTGCGAAAGAGGGGCAGTAGGAGCTCTTACAGATATTCAGTTACCCCTCGTCAAGCTGAAATTGGGGGGAAAAGATGACCTTGCACTGTTGGATTATATCCGGAACGAAGGAAACCCAGGGCAGAAATATATTATCGATATGAACCGGGGCTGGACGCTGGAGGAACTCGCCACTCATCGTGACAGGCTGGCGCATGAATCCATCCTGTTTGTGGAGGAGCCTGTCGCCGTCAGCTCGATTGATATTGCCCGGAAGATTGCGGATCTGAAACTGGAGGTCCCAGTCTTTTTGGATGAGTCGGTTACGTCGGAAGCGGAGCTGCACCGGTACCTGCCATTTATTGACGGGGTGAATATTAAAATTATCAAGATGGGCGGACTGCTGAAAAGTCTGAGTCTTATCGATGCTGTCGAAGGGCAACTGGATTTGCTGCTGGGATGCTTCCTGGAATCCAGCCTCTCGATTGCTTATGCTTATCAGATTTCCGCGAAATTCAAATATGCGGATCTGGACGGGGCCAGTTTTATCGGGAATGATCACTTTTCAGGCCTGAGATTCCATGACGGACAGATCGGCTTGCCGGATGACTATTACGGTTTAGGAGTTCAATATGTGTGA
- a CDS encoding MATE family efflux transporter: MGFRDKEFRRSIFVIALPIIIQQLATSSLNFIDVIMVGRLGETSIASVGLSSNFTFIYICLLNGISTGASIFAAQFWGKKEVHHVRSVLGFSLLLSLSVSLLFSFASIFFPGRILSIYTNDPEVIEQGRIFLRLIGFSFVATSITFCYSAVLRSIGNAKLPMFVSVFALSLNTLLNYLLIFGNLGFPALGLKGSAIATLVSRLVEFGLIVSSVYIFKIPLVFKRIRDFFSVGSGFVRKYFITTIPLVLGITFWSLGLNFYNISYAHIGTQAVAAYSVAGTVEQIAFVVFTGLSGACNVLIGNRIGAGHKDKVLSYSRSFIWLAFTGSLIVGACIYLLSGPVLTLYSMSAEAHMAARTLLLLMSCFLCVKVVNMILIQGVLNAGGDTVFTLVQNSAAMWAVGIPMAYIAVYRLHLPIYWVYIFIMSEEFAKLIIGVPRFLSKKWIHNLTENTAYPNQRGQSEEWIENSM, encoded by the coding sequence TTGGGATTTAGAGATAAAGAGTTTAGGAGAAGCATCTTTGTCATTGCCCTGCCCATTATCATTCAACAGCTGGCCACGTCGTCTTTGAATTTCATTGATGTGATTATGGTGGGACGGCTAGGAGAGACCTCAATCGCCTCCGTAGGGCTGTCCAGCAACTTCACCTTTATTTACATCTGTCTGCTTAACGGAATCAGCACCGGGGCATCTATATTCGCCGCGCAATTTTGGGGAAAGAAGGAGGTACATCATGTACGGTCTGTCCTTGGCTTTTCATTGCTGCTCAGTTTATCCGTCAGCCTGTTATTTTCCTTTGCGTCCATTTTCTTTCCCGGCCGCATCCTGTCCATATACACCAATGATCCGGAGGTTATTGAACAGGGCAGGATCTTTTTAAGGCTCATCGGCTTCAGTTTCGTGGCTACCTCCATTACCTTCTGCTATTCGGCGGTGTTGAGGAGCATAGGGAATGCCAAGCTGCCAATGTTTGTCAGTGTGTTTGCGTTAAGTCTGAATACACTGCTTAATTATTTGCTAATCTTTGGGAATTTGGGGTTTCCTGCGCTCGGGCTGAAGGGAAGCGCTATCGCCACGCTGGTCTCAAGGCTGGTAGAGTTCGGATTAATTGTCAGTTCAGTTTATATTTTTAAGATACCGCTCGTCTTTAAAAGGATCAGGGATTTCTTTTCGGTTGGTTCAGGGTTTGTAAGAAAGTATTTTATAACGACGATCCCCCTTGTTTTAGGGATAACATTTTGGTCGTTAGGCCTGAACTTTTACAACATATCGTATGCCCATATAGGTACTCAGGCAGTAGCTGCCTATAGTGTGGCGGGTACGGTGGAACAGATCGCTTTTGTAGTGTTCACCGGTCTCTCGGGAGCCTGCAATGTACTGATTGGAAACAGAATCGGCGCGGGACACAAGGACAAGGTGCTCAGTTATTCGCGAAGTTTCATATGGCTCGCTTTTACCGGCTCTCTAATTGTGGGGGCTTGCATCTACTTGCTCTCAGGACCGGTTCTTACCCTCTACAGCATGTCAGCTGAGGCACACATGGCGGCCAGAACGCTGCTGCTCCTCATGTCTTGTTTCCTCTGCGTAAAAGTTGTCAATATGATACTGATTCAGGGTGTACTGAACGCCGGAGGAGATACAGTCTTTACGCTTGTGCAAAATAGTGCAGCCATGTGGGCAGTCGGCATCCCAATGGCTTATATTGCGGTTTACCGGCTGCATCTGCCCATTTACTGGGTGTACATTTTCATTATGTCGGAGGAATTTGCAAAGCTGATTATCGGGGTGCCCCGTTTCTTGTCCAAAAAGTGGATTCATAATTTAACGGAGAATACAGCTTACCCAAATCAAAGGGGGCAAAGTGAAGAATGGATCGAAAACTCGATGTGA
- a CDS encoding YwmB family TATA-box binding protein — MGLGNRGQGKSKLMLLILCMCMLVLLLAGFRSGADQGSATASAAAPASSDPAALPQSLELLAAVGQEVTAAGSPLRLVLKWQGEYSGSAVDTVRDADLLAAQLGLGKAESSEEDGHATYRASGSPDLYSKISMFWSVLGHGSSYVIVTVETEDLLKAVALQKVAQEAGTLMQAAGITPEWNASLQGVASLQDSPREALAGIEGTISGRLSGLKAVEDYEDDTTYSRSYNVPGLNRFVNSGDHKVALQAAVHKNGNDNSNRVTIGLPLITIEY; from the coding sequence ATGGGACTGGGGAACCGGGGACAAGGGAAGAGTAAACTGATGCTGCTGATTCTTTGCATGTGTATGCTGGTGCTCTTGCTGGCCGGGTTCCGCAGCGGTGCAGACCAGGGAAGTGCAACCGCGTCAGCGGCCGCTCCCGCTTCATCCGACCCTGCTGCGTTGCCGCAGTCGCTGGAACTCCTGGCAGCTGTAGGACAGGAAGTAACGGCAGCAGGGTCTCCGCTGCGGCTTGTCCTGAAATGGCAGGGAGAATACAGCGGGAGTGCTGTGGATACTGTTAGGGACGCTGACCTGCTGGCTGCACAGCTCGGACTCGGCAAGGCGGAGTCTAGCGAAGAAGATGGACATGCTACTTACAGAGCCTCCGGCTCTCCGGATTTGTATAGTAAGATATCGATGTTCTGGAGTGTGCTGGGTCATGGCAGCAGCTATGTGATTGTGACCGTTGAAACAGAGGATCTGCTGAAAGCTGTGGCTTTGCAGAAAGTAGCACAAGAAGCGGGGACACTGATGCAGGCGGCTGGCATTACGCCGGAGTGGAATGCTTCACTTCAAGGTGTAGCGTCACTGCAGGACTCCCCCCGTGAAGCACTTGCCGGAATTGAAGGAACGATTTCCGGGCGGTTATCCGGGCTGAAAGCGGTGGAAGATTATGAGGATGATACGACCTACAGCCGGTCTTATAATGTTCCGGGGCTGAACCGGTTTGTGAATAGCGGAGATCATAAGGTAGCTCTGCAGGCAGCCGTACATAAGAACGGCAATGACAACAGCAATCGTGTGACAATCGGTTTGCCGCTGATTACCATTGAGTATTGA
- a CDS encoding TrpB-like pyridoxal phosphate-dependent enzyme, with product MNRNHSYSQKSDIPTHWYNIMADYPEFYVPHLDSTTHQPVNVHSLSNIFPELLAEQEINRKDVNIPIPPELLDYYAMWRPSPLIRARNLEKYLDTNCKIFYKYEGVSPIGSHKANSAIAQAYFSKKCGFTNVVAETGAGQWGSAMSMASSFFDLNCNVFMVKNSFDSKPQRRILMQTYGSKVHSSPSNLTEFGRQIRKNDPDSQGSLGIAIAEAVEYASSDRNTVYTLGSSMNFVCLHQTIIGNELKNQLNSLQITPNYIISCIGGGSSFAGICFPFLREKLERNRDLHFIAVESNAVPTVTKGIYTYDYGDTARLTPLSKMYTLGHEFSAPVIHSGGLRYHGLSPLVSKFIADGHAEARAYSQLDIYGAARLFAKLEGYVPAPESAHSVKAAIDVALENRNSGKTIVFCLTGHGFFDLAGYEKFNAGKMEDSESPDTNIHESLRKLAHTVRPETEKGAALPPQPPLNAGVQANNPFEAWWNRNFESQSPADSFQSGHTIDSAGASPKTAGGIEQDKGNPNLYNLLTESKVRELIDKGQKVAFVSKGCVITPLAGELIKSHGIEIKYA from the coding sequence ATGAACAGAAATCATTCATATAGTCAAAAAAGCGACATCCCCACCCATTGGTACAATATCATGGCCGATTATCCGGAGTTTTACGTGCCGCATCTGGATTCCACAACACATCAGCCGGTTAATGTCCATTCGCTGTCTAATATTTTTCCCGAGCTGTTGGCGGAGCAGGAAATCAACAGGAAAGACGTAAACATCCCCATTCCCCCGGAGCTTCTGGATTATTATGCGATGTGGAGACCGAGCCCTTTGATCAGAGCACGGAATCTGGAGAAGTATTTGGATACAAACTGTAAAATCTTCTACAAATATGAAGGCGTCTCGCCAATCGGCAGCCATAAAGCGAACTCAGCCATCGCGCAGGCTTATTTCAGCAAAAAGTGCGGCTTTACCAACGTTGTTGCTGAAACCGGAGCAGGGCAGTGGGGCAGCGCAATGAGTATGGCGTCCAGCTTTTTTGATCTGAATTGCAATGTGTTTATGGTGAAAAACAGCTTTGATTCCAAACCGCAACGGCGGATTCTTATGCAAACCTACGGCTCCAAAGTGCACAGCAGTCCTTCAAATCTGACGGAGTTCGGCCGCCAGATCCGCAAGAATGATCCGGATTCACAGGGCAGTCTGGGGATTGCCATCGCTGAAGCGGTGGAGTATGCGTCTTCCGACCGGAATACGGTATACACCTTGGGGAGCTCGATGAATTTTGTCTGCCTGCATCAAACCATCATCGGCAATGAGCTTAAGAATCAGCTGAATTCCTTGCAGATCACGCCTAACTATATTATCAGCTGCATTGGCGGAGGCAGCAGCTTTGCGGGAATTTGTTTTCCTTTCCTGCGCGAGAAGCTGGAGAGAAACCGTGACTTGCATTTTATCGCGGTGGAGTCCAACGCTGTGCCTACTGTAACCAAAGGAATCTATACGTATGATTATGGTGATACAGCCAGATTGACCCCGCTCAGCAAAATGTATACGCTGGGGCATGAATTCTCAGCTCCCGTTATCCATTCCGGAGGCTTGCGCTACCATGGTCTGTCGCCGTTGGTCAGCAAGTTCATCGCAGACGGGCACGCCGAAGCCCGTGCATATTCCCAGCTGGATATTTACGGGGCGGCGAGATTATTCGCCAAGCTGGAAGGTTATGTTCCGGCGCCTGAATCGGCGCACAGTGTAAAAGCGGCAATCGATGTCGCTCTGGAAAACCGGAATTCCGGCAAAACAATTGTATTCTGTCTAACCGGGCATGGCTTTTTCGATCTCGCGGGATATGAGAAGTTCAACGCCGGAAAGATGGAGGATTCCGAAAGTCCTGATACAAACATTCATGAATCCTTGCGGAAGCTCGCACACACCGTCCGGCCGGAAACGGAAAAAGGAGCAGCGTTGCCGCCCCAGCCGCCACTGAATGCCGGCGTTCAGGCCAATAACCCGTTTGAAGCCTGGTGGAACCGCAATTTCGAGTCCCAGTCCCCGGCGGACAGCTTCCAGTCTGGACACACCATTGACAGCGCCGGCGCTTCTCCTAAAACCGCCGGCGGCATAGAGCAGGACAAAGGGAATCCCAATCTGTACAACTTACTGACAGAGAGCAAAGTGAGAGAGCTGATTGACAAGGGCCAGAAGGTGGCGTTTGTTTCCAAAGGGTGTGTAATTACTCCGCTTGCCGGTGAACTGATCAAATCCCATGGAATTGAGATTAAATACGCTTAA
- a CDS encoding BMC domain-containing protein: MNAIGLLETKGLTAAINAADAAVKAASVNIIKVEKIGSAFVTVILRGDVAAVKAAIDAGAEAAVKCGELISAHVIPRPHEEVEKRFNIQHVKEES; the protein is encoded by the coding sequence ATGAATGCTATTGGATTGTTGGAAACCAAAGGATTGACGGCGGCGATCAATGCCGCAGATGCCGCAGTAAAGGCAGCTTCGGTAAATATTATCAAAGTGGAGAAGATCGGCTCCGCCTTTGTGACGGTCATTCTCAGAGGTGACGTAGCGGCGGTCAAAGCAGCGATTGATGCCGGCGCCGAAGCAGCGGTTAAATGTGGCGAGTTGATCAGTGCCCATGTGATTCCTAGACCGCATGAAGAAGTCGAGAAGAGATTCAACATTCAACATGTTAAGGAAGAGTCGTAA
- a CDS encoding cysteine peptidase family C39 domain-containing protein, which produces MDRKLDVTELDVAIDNRMKVIPQALNSRYVRIIDQLLPNDDRFSWKQLNCFYKPLGMIFGSFQQRYNSLFLMYVTYYSTYMAESWFQEVPMSMEDLLESFFEYYEGYLKKRFLLDIQTHTVVDEADFRRRIIEQIDRNARVLVPGDLYTIYYDNWYKAKHHQHFFLIKGYDQLRDICYVLDSLQIDGGTNALYKDFTIPFSMLYDTLAGYAHTFAKQEGTMYFWTVSDHGNSTCGLSMEDALKDHLVHLREVEAGQAAVKYPEREIIRVIRAYGYTDNTSRLLESTFLVMNMRSVYYQLIFSFIEQAGAEKPEVDSLRASREQLDVEWGQVKSKLIYKTLKHKLDFADVDSSIEALIGKEDCFRSQLIGVLSGAVEGSGEFSTADTYSSPFTPINEKNAEILIQQDQIILIHTSEKLNLSSIAYDNAPQALMAVGEHKNCNLEAKVQINASVGRYFKSGLMLKFGNGTKLLFGTNQGQSLQIEHLGVLNDLMYDEVFLDNPFFLKISKMDNIYTMSYKIKQSEQYTEVYSFHCDEKALAAGFYSLTFEPLDLKSVFSEYKFTEEELSGI; this is translated from the coding sequence ATGGATCGAAAACTCGATGTGACGGAGCTCGATGTGGCCATAGACAACCGGATGAAGGTTATTCCGCAGGCGCTTAACAGCAGATATGTCAGAATCATTGACCAGCTGCTTCCCAATGATGATCGTTTTTCTTGGAAGCAGCTGAACTGCTTTTATAAGCCGCTCGGAATGATATTTGGTTCCTTTCAGCAGCGGTACAATAGCCTTTTTTTGATGTATGTGACCTACTACAGCACGTATATGGCTGAATCCTGGTTTCAGGAGGTGCCGATGAGCATGGAGGATTTGCTGGAATCCTTTTTTGAATATTATGAAGGTTATCTGAAGAAACGGTTCCTGCTGGACATTCAGACGCACACTGTTGTTGACGAGGCCGATTTTAGACGAAGGATTATTGAGCAGATTGACAGGAATGCGCGCGTGCTTGTCCCCGGAGATTTATACACCATTTACTATGACAATTGGTATAAGGCGAAACATCATCAACATTTCTTTCTGATTAAGGGCTACGACCAGCTCAGGGATATTTGCTATGTGCTCGATTCGCTGCAAATTGACGGGGGGACGAATGCCCTATACAAGGATTTCACCATTCCGTTCAGTATGCTCTACGATACCCTGGCGGGCTATGCCCACACCTTTGCCAAACAGGAAGGGACAATGTATTTCTGGACGGTTTCTGATCACGGGAACAGCACATGTGGTCTGAGTATGGAGGATGCTCTCAAGGACCATCTGGTTCATCTTAGGGAAGTGGAAGCCGGGCAAGCGGCAGTGAAGTATCCTGAACGGGAGATTATCCGGGTGATTAGGGCTTACGGATATACCGATAATACATCGAGGCTGCTGGAATCGACATTTCTCGTTATGAATATGAGATCAGTCTATTATCAGCTGATTTTTTCGTTCATAGAGCAAGCCGGCGCTGAAAAACCGGAGGTGGACAGCTTACGGGCCAGTCGTGAACAACTGGATGTAGAATGGGGACAGGTAAAGTCCAAGCTGATTTATAAGACACTGAAGCATAAACTGGATTTTGCGGATGTCGATTCCTCAATAGAGGCCTTAATTGGTAAGGAGGACTGCTTTAGATCTCAACTAATCGGCGTATTGTCTGGAGCTGTTGAGGGGAGCGGAGAATTCAGTACTGCAGACACCTATAGTTCGCCATTCACTCCAATCAATGAAAAGAATGCGGAAATCCTAATTCAGCAAGATCAAATTATATTAATTCATACGAGCGAGAAGCTGAATCTCAGCAGCATTGCTTACGATAATGCACCTCAAGCGCTTATGGCTGTTGGCGAACATAAAAATTGCAATCTGGAAGCGAAAGTTCAGATCAATGCTTCGGTCGGACGATATTTCAAAAGCGGGCTTATGCTGAAATTCGGCAATGGCACTAAGTTGCTATTTGGAACGAACCAGGGACAGTCCTTGCAAATCGAGCATCTCGGTGTATTGAACGATCTAATGTATGATGAGGTTTTCCTGGATAATCCCTTCTTTCTGAAAATCAGCAAAATGGATAACATATATACGATGAGCTATAAAATAAAACAGTCTGAGCAGTATACAGAAGTGTACAGCTTTCATTGTGATGAAAAGGCGCTTGCGGCAGGGTTCTATTCTTTGACCTTCGAGCCTCTGGACCTCAAGTCGGTTTTCTCTGAATATAAGTTTACGGAAGAAGAACTTTCCGGAATTTAG
- a CDS encoding EutN/CcmL family microcompartment protein, which produces MILGRVVGNVVSTMKKKELDKYKLFLIESLHPKLGKNREVFVALDLVGAGIGDCVLVVKGSQAQHVFQEKTPADAAIVGIVDTVNTIDPKIF; this is translated from the coding sequence ATGATACTAGGTAGAGTTGTGGGGAACGTGGTGTCTACGATGAAAAAGAAGGAGCTCGACAAGTACAAGCTGTTTCTGATTGAGTCTCTGCACCCGAAATTAGGGAAGAACCGCGAAGTATTCGTTGCCCTTGATCTGGTCGGGGCCGGTATCGGCGACTGTGTGCTAGTTGTGAAGGGCAGTCAGGCGCAGCATGTCTTTCAGGAAAAGACACCGGCAGACGCCGCCATTGTTGGAATTGTGGATACAGTCAATACGATAGACCCAAAAATATTCTAG
- a CDS encoding UbiD family decarboxylase, producing MRSDEVYDLRTALSFLNHKGHAIEVMDKEMDTCCEIPNHYAYYGSGIPNKHQPAYGHPVIYNRVKGHSMPVLIGLLNSREACAELLGVGPHSIGRELAGMIHDRYEPELIDSPPSQENIITQNINLYQQLPVLTYTPESAGPYITTGLVYAQDPETGEEDVTIHRLCLQSEDTMSIYFVPGRHIGHFYEKAKKRNKPLPVTINIGLDPAIYIAAGFSYPACPLGFNELNIAGAIRKKGVKVARAFSNGAKCIAFSEIVIEGFVLPEEVQENPRKHDGDSLPEFLGYIGAAQSKLPLVKVTAITYRNRPIYQTIVGPGAEMSNLCGIPTEASLYKSIKESITGNILNCYCSASGGGKLLAHLQFSKSEPRDDAKTRQAGVAAFTAFHELKNVFLLDDDVDIFDEREVLWALSTRFQGNHSIISIPNLDGHPLDPSQRPEFSSYNTEIGSTYKTVFDCTVPYRMKEHFRRADYAFK from the coding sequence ATGCGTTCAGATGAGGTATATGATTTGCGCACCGCCCTTTCTTTCCTGAATCACAAAGGGCATGCCATTGAAGTTATGGACAAAGAGATGGATACCTGCTGCGAGATTCCCAATCATTACGCCTATTACGGGTCCGGTATTCCGAACAAACACCAACCGGCTTACGGCCATCCTGTAATTTATAATCGTGTAAAGGGACACTCGATGCCGGTGCTTATCGGGTTGCTCAACTCAAGAGAAGCTTGTGCCGAACTTCTGGGAGTAGGACCACATTCCATTGGCCGTGAACTGGCCGGGATGATTCATGACCGTTATGAGCCGGAATTGATCGATTCTCCTCCTTCACAGGAAAATATCATTACCCAAAACATCAACTTGTATCAACAGCTGCCTGTGCTTACCTATACTCCTGAAAGCGCAGGGCCATACATTACAACGGGTCTGGTGTACGCCCAAGATCCGGAAACTGGAGAGGAGGATGTAACGATACATCGCCTATGCCTTCAATCCGAGGATACGATGTCCATTTATTTTGTTCCGGGCAGACATATCGGCCACTTTTACGAGAAGGCGAAAAAACGGAATAAGCCGCTACCGGTTACAATCAATATTGGCCTTGATCCGGCTATTTATATCGCGGCAGGTTTCTCTTACCCGGCTTGTCCTTTGGGCTTCAACGAGCTGAATATAGCAGGTGCCATCCGCAAAAAAGGGGTAAAGGTAGCCAGGGCGTTCAGCAACGGGGCGAAATGCATTGCGTTCTCTGAAATCGTAATTGAAGGTTTTGTGCTGCCGGAAGAAGTGCAGGAGAATCCGCGCAAGCACGACGGCGACTCTCTGCCGGAGTTTCTGGGATATATCGGCGCGGCCCAAAGTAAGCTTCCGCTTGTCAAAGTAACGGCAATTACGTACCGTAACCGGCCTATATATCAGACCATTGTAGGTCCTGGGGCGGAAATGTCCAATTTATGCGGCATTCCCACCGAGGCCAGCTTGTACAAGAGCATCAAAGAATCGATAACCGGCAACATATTGAACTGCTACTGCAGTGCAAGCGGCGGGGGGAAATTGCTGGCGCATCTTCAGTTCAGCAAATCCGAGCCCCGCGATGACGCCAAGACGAGGCAGGCCGGAGTGGCCGCGTTTACTGCGTTTCATGAACTGAAGAATGTGTTTCTGCTGGATGATGATGTGGATATCTTTGACGAAAGAGAAGTGCTGTGGGCATTATCTACGAGATTCCAGGGCAACCACTCTATCATTTCCATTCCGAATTTGGATGGGCATCCTCTCGATCCTTCACAAAGGCCGGAGTTCTCTTCCTATAACACCGAGATCGGATCGACATATAAGACGGTGTTCGATTGCACGGTTCCCTACCGGATGAAGGAGCATTTCAGGAGGGCTGACTATGCCTTCAAATAA
- a CDS encoding DUF1611 domain-containing protein, whose product MPSNKRIAILTGGELDTLQAKMAHGVMRYRNDIAVVIDAKHAGGNVKSIVPYVDKDIPVVADFSGASAYDLEELLVGVAPPGGQLPPDWIGIIIQALQAGIRVISGLHHKLNEMNQLLRYAQPGQMIDLRYAGRYEEVAKGQAGALNNNVILTVGSDCASGKMTTALELYNASLDRGLRSDFIPTGQTGMYIAGKGFAIDAVVSDFMAGAIEHFVCQSATEHDFIFVEGQGSILHPAYSGVTLGLLHGSAPNLIVFAHDVSRPKLAYYDKSIPALEEQIELVERLANYQRGCRVLGISLFAKDLHPEEVREMIYQMELKHRIPVFAPLVFGCDKFIDILEEYR is encoded by the coding sequence ATGCCTTCAAATAAAAGAATAGCCATTCTGACTGGCGGCGAACTGGACACCTTACAGGCCAAGATGGCCCATGGAGTGATGAGGTACCGTAATGACATTGCTGTTGTTATCGACGCTAAGCACGCCGGCGGGAATGTGAAGAGCATTGTGCCCTATGTGGACAAGGACATCCCGGTGGTAGCGGATTTCAGCGGAGCGTCGGCTTATGATTTGGAGGAGCTCCTGGTAGGTGTTGCCCCCCCGGGGGGGCAGCTGCCCCCAGACTGGATAGGAATTATTATTCAGGCGCTTCAGGCAGGAATCCGCGTAATCAGCGGGCTGCATCATAAGCTCAATGAGATGAACCAGTTATTGAGGTATGCCCAGCCCGGCCAAATGATTGACCTGCGGTATGCCGGCCGGTACGAGGAAGTAGCCAAGGGACAAGCAGGGGCGCTGAACAACAATGTTATTTTGACCGTCGGATCGGATTGCGCCAGCGGGAAAATGACCACCGCCTTGGAGCTTTACAACGCTTCGCTAGACCGGGGGCTTCGTTCTGACTTTATTCCAACCGGGCAAACCGGAATGTACATTGCAGGCAAGGGATTTGCCATTGATGCGGTTGTATCAGATTTTATGGCCGGGGCGATTGAACATTTTGTCTGCCAATCGGCCACAGAGCATGACTTTATTTTTGTAGAAGGCCAAGGATCCATTCTGCACCCGGCTTATTCGGGCGTAACACTTGGCCTGCTGCATGGTTCTGCACCTAACCTGATTGTCTTTGCCCATGACGTGTCCAGACCTAAACTGGCTTACTATGATAAAAGTATTCCGGCGCTGGAAGAGCAGATCGAACTTGTGGAGCGGCTGGCTAATTATCAAAGAGGTTGCAGGGTTCTCGGCATATCGCTGTTTGCCAAGGATCTGCATCCCGAGGAGGTCCGGGAAATGATTTATCAAATGGAATTAAAGCACCGCATTCCTGTATTTGCCCCGCTGGTATTCGGGTGTGACAAATTTATTGATATTTTAGAGGAGTACAGATGA